The nucleotide sequence ATTAAATTAAAAAGATTGGAAGAAGCAATAGAATGTTTTGATCATGCAATAGAGAACAATGAAAAATATGCAAAAGCTTGGTATAACAAGGGAAGAGCGTTAACAATGCTAAATAAAGTTGACGAGGGGCAAAAGTCCTTTGATACAGCAAGGAAGCTTGATCCATTCCTTTATTCAAAGCTAAAGAAAATGCACTAATTATCTACTAGTCTCTTAACATAAAGAGTCTGTCTTAACTATATGAAGAAATTTATTAATTGAGAACTTGCTATTAAGAGAATGTTTGGCACAAAATATGGTTGTGGAGCATGTGGTGCTATTTTCAAAGATAGAGAAGATCTTTTAAAACATGCTCAAGACTTGCATGATAAAAAAACTACCTATTTGTGTATAACATGTGATGAATCATTTGAAAATGAATCCTCATTTCGAATGCATATGGCAAGAGATCATAGAATATAATTTTCCTTTTTTGGTTCTATAGTTATTCATGTTGTGTGTGTTGAACAAATTAGCAAATCAACAAAAAAACACAATTTCTTAACCTTTTTTTGAATTTCGTATATCAATTTCGACAGTCGAACTATCTGAAAAAACTCCAACCGCCATATTTAATAATATATAGTTACTAATTACAAGGAACATGGCTGATATTCCTCTCTATTATCCCGTTGTAGTTATGGCATTTGTTGCTGCGACTGCTGCCATAGGAGTTCTTGCAGTAAAATTTGTCAAGAAAAGTAGTAAACGTTACATTGTTGCAGGTAAGAGCTTGCCTTTATTTTTTATTGGTACAATGTTGGTTTCTGAAGCAGTTGATGGGAATGCATCACTTGGAAATGTATCATTATCAGCTTCGTTTGGATTCTGGGGTGGTGCAGTTATACCGCTTGGTTTGGCAATTTGCCTTGTCTTAACAGGTGCTTTCTTTGGAAAAAGATTCAACCGAATGAATATGATTACACTGGCAGATTTCTACTATAGGCGTTATGGAAATGTTACCGAAGTCATGTCAGGCACTTTGATGTCAATAAGTTTCATTGTACTTGTAGCTGGAAACCTTGGTGCAAGTGGTTACATTCTATCTGTAGTTTTAGGTATACCGTTGATCTATGCTATGTTGATTTCTACAGCTGTAGTATTATTGTATACATATTTTGGTGGACTATTTTCATGTGCATATACTGATATCTTCCACATCTATCTAGCAGTGGTTGGATTCTGGGCAGGTTTTATCTATTTCATTGGTCCTTGGTCTCCTATTCCGGGTGGATTGGAAACCATTGTAGCAAATGTACCTACTAACTTCATGGACATGTCTGGTCTATATGATGTTGGTAATGGCGCCCTAGTCAATTGGGCAGGCATAATATCATTAGGTATAGGGGATATTGTTGCACTAGACTTTATGGAACGTGTAT is from Nitrosopumilaceae archaeon and encodes:
- a CDS encoding C2H2-type zinc finger protein; the protein is MFGTKYGCGACGAIFKDREDLLKHAQDLHDKKTTYLCITCDESFENESSFRMHMARDHRI